A region from the Candidatus Oleimmundimicrobium sp. genome encodes:
- a CDS encoding type III pantothenate kinase, translating to MLLAIDVGNTQTSFGVFNKDELCCSWRISTNKEETADELAVTLTNLLNLQGLKLKDIDAIIISSVVPHCTASLVEMAKSIFKLEAIVVGPGTKTGIPILYDNPHEVGADRIANAVAAYDIYGGPVIVVDFGTATTFDAISSKGEYLGGAIAPGIETSAEALFEMAAKLSRVDLKVPSKAIGKNTTESLQSGIMFGVVGQVNKIVNSIKKELGDNPTVVATGGLAGLFASKCEVVDEINLTLTLQGLKKIFDMNC from the coding sequence ATGCTTCTTGCTATTGATGTTGGAAATACTCAGACGAGTTTTGGTGTATTTAATAAAGATGAACTTTGTTGCAGTTGGCGAATTTCTACAAATAAAGAAGAAACGGCCGATGAACTGGCTGTAACCTTGACCAATCTATTAAATTTGCAGGGTTTAAAATTAAAAGATATCGATGCGATTATAATCTCCTCGGTGGTTCCTCATTGTACTGCTTCTTTAGTTGAGATGGCTAAAAGTATCTTCAAATTGGAAGCAATAGTGGTTGGTCCCGGGACAAAAACCGGGATTCCTATTCTTTATGATAATCCTCATGAGGTCGGCGCCGATAGAATTGCAAACGCTGTAGCCGCTTATGATATTTACGGTGGACCTGTTATCGTCGTTGATTTTGGAACAGCTACTACCTTTGATGCTATCTCGAGTAAAGGTGAATATCTTGGGGGAGCTATTGCCCCCGGTATCGAAACATCTGCCGAGGCTCTTTTTGAAATGGCGGCAAAACTTTCACGAGTTGATTTGAAAGTACCCTCAAAAGCTATCGGAAAAAATACAACAGAAAGTCTACAATCTGGGATAATGTTCGGCGTTGTGGGTCAGGTTAATAAGATTGTTAACTCGATTAAGAAAGAGCTAGGAGACAATCCCACCGTTGTAGCCACCGGGGGGCTAGCCGGCTTGTTTGCTAGCAAGTGTGAAGTTGTAGATGAGATAAATTTAACGCTAACCCTTCAAGGGCTTAAGAAGATTTTTGATATGAATTGCTGA
- a CDS encoding biotin transporter BioY, with the protein MKIDAKSMILVALFSALTAVGAVIRIPIPFSPIPITLQVLFVLLSGALLGANLGALSQLIYIFLGCLGLPVFAGGSGMGVLVGPTGGYIFGFILAAYVVGKLVENKNNLSYFRIFLTLMVGVLIIYLVGAFQLMLVAKLDFTRAILGGVIPFIGPDIVKAFLATFLTKKVKPIVG; encoded by the coding sequence ATGAAAATTGATGCAAAGAGTATGATTTTAGTTGCTTTATTTTCAGCATTGACGGCGGTTGGGGCAGTGATTAGAATTCCAATTCCATTCAGTCCTATTCCTATCACGCTTCAAGTGCTCTTTGTGCTGCTTTCGGGAGCTTTATTGGGGGCCAATCTTGGAGCTTTAAGCCAATTAATTTATATCTTTCTTGGTTGCCTGGGGCTACCTGTTTTTGCGGGAGGTTCCGGCATGGGAGTTTTAGTTGGACCAACGGGGGGCTATATATTCGGGTTTATTTTAGCAGCATACGTGGTGGGGAAACTGGTTGAGAATAAAAATAATTTGAGCTACTTTAGGATATTTTTAACTTTAATGGTTGGCGTTTTGATTATATATTTAGTTGGAGCATTCCAACTTATGTTAGTTGCAAAACTTGATTTTACAAGAGCAATCCTTGGTGGGGTCATTCCCTTCATTGGGCCGGACATCGTTAAAGCTTTCTTGGCAACCTTCCTAACAAAAAAAGTAAAACCCATTGTTGGTTAA